One Denticeps clupeoides chromosome 10, fDenClu1.1, whole genome shotgun sequence genomic window carries:
- the foxp3b gene encoding forkhead box protein P3: protein MKNEEEDVSNLKSCDWHTSTTAQEEKGKKNKGMPRPEGKRLKRGPLTLDHHLITVEDELRDGDPEREERAPPDPAGQLSSMQQCASKKAGQSSVITITLMPQLIQTRPSVLCRTSQVPPQDHPQRSDGILACDLQPVNLSRVNSVGSAALSTGQARNSLNPRYHGMPLWPVADPSSPLYLNGLCLWPGCDETFADYSHFLQHLDNDHNYGDKAFAQWKVQQDMVQHLENQLILEKEKLHAMQLHLNLASLITTSKVAGSDLIGSLAVSAGRAEGTYGDPLNASEEPGVPVQQKLWNIPHAHLLPDIMSDIELYKHTDIRPPYTYASLIRWSILEAPDKQQTLNEIYNWFTRMFYYFRHNNAAWKNAVRHNLSLHKCFVRVEGAKGAVWTVDEVEFQRRKKQKFNRDYTVRWLTPYSRLPHGPCL, encoded by the exons ATGAAAAACGAGGAGGAGGATGTCTCCAA TTTAAAGTCTTGCGACTGGCACACTTCAACAACCGCTCAGgaggaaaaaggaaagaagaacaaag GGATGCCCCGACCTGAGGGTAAGAGATTAAAACGAGGACCCCTGACCTTGGATCACCACCTGATTACCGTAGAAGATGAACTCAGAGATGGAGATCCTGAGAGGGAAGAAAGAGCCCCGCCTGACCCAGCAGGGCAGCTCTCATCCATgcag CAGTGTGCCAGTAAGAAGGCTGGGCAGTCGTCTGtgataaccatcaccctgatgCCGCAGCTTATTCAGACTAGACCTTCAGTCCTCTGTCGAACCTCTCAGGTGCCACCACAGG ATCATCCCCAGAGGTCTGATGGCATCCTGGCCTGCGACCTTCAGCCAGTCAATCTGAGCCGAGTGAACAGTGTAGGTTCTGCGGCCCTGTCAACTGGCCAAGCAAGGAACTCTCTCAATCCCAGATACCATGGCAT GCCTCTCTGGCCGGTTGCAGACCCATCAAGTCCCCTCTATTTGAACGGACTTTGTCTCTGGCCAGGCTGTGACGAAACCTTTGCTGATTACTCCCATTTCCTGCA GCACCTTGACAATGACCACAATTACGGAGACAAAGCTTTCGCACAGTGGAAGGTGCAGCAAGACATGGTGCAGCACTTGGAGAACCAG CTAATTCTAGAAAAAGAGAAACTCCATGCAATGCAACTTCACCTGAACCTAGCAAGCCTCATAACAACATCCAAA GTGGCCGGTTCTGACCTGATCGGCAGCTTGGCAGTGAGTGCAGGCCGGGCGGAGGGGACATATGGAGACCCTCTGAATGCTAGCGAGGAACCAGGAGTGCCGGTGCAGCAGAAATTATGGAACATTCCTCATGCTCATCTACTTCCAG ATATCATGAGTGATATTGAGCTTTATAAGCACACTGACATCAGACCTCCATATACCTACGCCAGCCTGATAAGATGG TCAATATTGGAGGCACCAGACAAACAGCAGACCCTGAACGAAATCTACAACTGGTTTACCAGAATGTTCTACTACTTCAGGCACAACAACGCGGCATGGAAg AACGCCGTTCGCCACAATCTCAGCCTCCACAAGTGTTTCGTCCGTGTCGAGGGAGCGAAGGGCGCCGTGTGGACTGTGGATGAGGTGGAATtccagaggaggaagaagcagAAGTTCAACAG gGATTACACAGTGAGATGGCTGACACCGTACTCCAGACTTCCACACGGGCCCTGCCTCTAG